One genomic window of Nitrosomonas sp. Is35 includes the following:
- a CDS encoding TrbI/VirB10 family protein yields the protein MSTNSKLLSPDSSPDVVAKNVGVRRVNNLPIVIFGAIMLIFMLLMMIVAMNRAAERGQYDFDGNHDTQSSNSFASLIAKDYIGGIIEPKTQTKTSDLTEKAPLHGIIIERPSDLDRPPLPPSMDTVDPSLHADIAHIRMLKRQQLEEAIKAKTNVNVIAPRSTGSSPDLANAGAPKTRDEMLAKLASVRQQIDSNLREDPTAAYHARLAQLRQDGAGGTGAGRSDESMDDGAPRLLDDESGTRDRDYSRFDSAEGEARWKLNSEVQKPASPYVLQTGFVIPATLISGINSSLPGQIMAQVSQHIYDSPIGKWRLIPQGSRLVGTYSSEVEFGQARVLVAWQRIIFPDGKTMDIGAMPGADGVGYAGFKDLVNNHYLRIFGSALIMSAIVAGATYSQRDAGGAFGRQNAGSIMSQSLGQQLGLVTANLIRKNLNISPTLEIRPGYRFNIIVTKDMRFSKPYQSFDY from the coding sequence ATGTCAACCAATTCTAAACTCCTGTCACCGGATTCATCTCCAGATGTAGTTGCCAAAAACGTTGGGGTGCGGCGCGTCAATAATCTTCCGATCGTCATTTTCGGTGCGATTATGCTGATATTCATGTTGCTCATGATGATCGTCGCCATGAATCGGGCAGCTGAACGCGGTCAATACGATTTTGATGGTAATCATGATACTCAGTCGAGCAATTCTTTTGCCTCACTGATTGCCAAAGACTATATCGGAGGCATTATCGAACCCAAAACTCAGACTAAAACTTCTGATTTAACCGAAAAAGCACCCCTACATGGAATCATCATTGAGCGGCCATCAGATCTGGATCGGCCGCCTCTGCCGCCCTCTATGGATACTGTCGATCCATCGCTTCACGCTGATATTGCCCATATTCGGATGCTGAAACGCCAGCAACTGGAAGAGGCGATCAAGGCTAAAACCAATGTGAATGTCATTGCGCCCAGAAGTACGGGATCATCACCGGATTTAGCCAATGCCGGTGCACCTAAAACACGTGATGAAATGCTGGCAAAATTGGCATCGGTGCGTCAACAGATTGATTCAAACCTGCGTGAAGATCCAACGGCTGCGTATCATGCGCGCCTGGCGCAGTTGCGGCAGGATGGAGCCGGAGGAACGGGAGCGGGTAGAAGTGATGAATCCATGGACGATGGCGCCCCTCGATTGCTGGATGACGAGTCCGGTACACGGGATAGGGATTATTCGCGCTTTGATTCAGCAGAAGGAGAAGCACGCTGGAAATTGAATAGCGAAGTGCAAAAGCCCGCATCGCCTTATGTCCTGCAAACAGGGTTTGTCATACCGGCAACTCTGATATCCGGTATCAATTCGAGTCTGCCGGGGCAGATCATGGCACAGGTCAGCCAACATATTTATGATTCCCCCATTGGTAAATGGCGTTTGATTCCACAAGGATCAAGATTAGTGGGTACGTATTCCAGTGAAGTGGAATTCGGTCAGGCACGAGTGCTGGTTGCCTGGCAACGCATCATTTTTCCAGATGGTAAAACTATGGATATTGGTGCCATGCCGGGCGCTGACGGGGTGGGTTACGCAGGTTTTAAGGATCTGGTCAATAACCATTATCTACGCATCTTTGGTTCAGCCCTGATCATGTCGGCTATTGTGGCCGGTGCCACGTACAGTCAACGTGATGCAGGTGGTGCGTTCGGGCGGCAAAATGCGGGCAGCATCATGAGTCAATCGCTCGGTCAGCAATTGGGGTTGGTAACCGCCAATCTCATTCGTAAAAACCTGAATATATCCCCAACGCTTGAAATCAGGCCTGGGTATCGCTTCAACATCATTGTGACCAAAGACATGAGGTTTTCCAAACCGTATCAATCATTTGATTATTAA
- a CDS encoding conjugal transfer protein TrbH: MNKMITASNAVFILMLVLLLLNGCATHPYGNFIQNPSIETSKVMADDVAAQIVRLYPAANTQFNLRHVINDPFGHALIENLRLAGFAVQEVIQQPIFAAPNQPDTESQKGLALSYIIDQSGDLYHVKLMIDDMRLSRAFSVQGDSTHPAGLWVRKE, translated from the coding sequence ATGAATAAAATGATCACCGCATCCAACGCTGTTTTTATCCTCATGCTGGTTTTATTGCTATTGAATGGTTGTGCTACGCACCCCTATGGCAATTTTATTCAGAATCCTTCAATCGAAACCAGCAAAGTCATGGCCGATGATGTGGCGGCCCAAATAGTGCGGCTGTACCCGGCGGCCAATACGCAGTTCAATCTGCGCCATGTGATTAATGATCCGTTTGGTCATGCCTTGATCGAGAACCTGAGACTGGCAGGGTTTGCAGTTCAGGAAGTCATTCAGCAACCAATCTTTGCTGCGCCGAATCAACCTGATACTGAGTCGCAAAAAGGCCTGGCCTTGAGTTACATCATTGACCAATCGGGGGATTTGTATCATGTCAAACTCATGATTGACGATATGCGCTTATCGCGCGCATTCAGTGTGCAAGGCGATAGTACCCATCCTGCCGGTCTTTGGGTCAGAAAAGAATAA